Proteins encoded in a region of the Acipenser ruthenus chromosome 11, fAciRut3.2 maternal haplotype, whole genome shotgun sequence genome:
- the LOC117426832 gene encoding TLR4 interactor with leucine rich repeats-like, which yields MAKSLVTFFLCFYMSVSNVLTSCPGRCKCQDLNMFCANVGLETVPEPPENSPVKYLGLGGNFINSIASADFTFYTSLKRLDLQYNSIGTIPYGTFESLGKVNELYLGNNRVSQLKNQTFTGLISLHYLDLSNNRISTILAGAFYNLESLTKLRLSGNALSAITSGLFVHLQKLEFLHFENNRISTITRNAFKGLGNLIELHFTGNNLTSLIEGVFRHLPALSNLHLDKNSITVLRRGVFKTLTTLQILSLSHNRISEIDSGAFAGLFRLKSLKLNGNCISAIGTHFLSNSPQLEEIDLSHNKISTVNEYAFENVPSLNILKLNNNTLTYLNPDVFSTAAQLSSLKLNDNPWHCNCDLIHLKDWLQSSSDRLRIMTVFVKCAEPKSLMGKYLDFVSNAEIQKTDNWCADLMSADDPGYFTSINAEHRRITHSKAEELKENQTMPTPSRTTSDASTVITIIKNESKRHIITPTLQETTNEVTTPQILTTADMLDSTTTSNKEPQTKGSEIQDACLYNQFTICNISADEVTSSSARIKWSVRNNYNKLVYFRIMYDQFDRETRFSRFINIKRGHVCDLRDLRSSTPYFICVESVVNERVCPVASRDLCVGIVTKDGTTFIPDRQAVILYFSVGNAVALIGILVVVVSVIIYKNNKKRSNETASMMYSQNRKDTCTVCAGLPWEYNCGHHSNSSRTGTYQANEIDAIDLPQGD from the coding sequence ATGGCAAAGTCACTGGtgactttctttctttgtttttacaTGTCGGTGAGCAATGTCCTGACATCCTGTCCTGGTCGCTGTAAATGTCAAGATCTGAACATGTTTTGTGCCAACGTTGGATTGGAGACTGTACCTGAACCCCCAGAGAACTCACCTGTGAAATACCTTGGTTTAGGCGGCAACTTCATTAACTCCATTGCTTCTGCGgattttacattttatacaaGCCTGAAAAGGTTGGATTTACAATATAATTCAATCGGTACTATTCCATATGGCACATTTGAGTCTCTTGGAAAGGTAAACGAACTTTATTTGGGGAATAACCGTGTTTCTCAACTTAAAAACCAGACTTTTACTGGACTCATAAGCCTCCATTATTTGGACTTAAGCAACAATCGCATATCCACTATTTTGGCAGGAGCGTTTTATAATTTGGAAAGTCTCACCAAGCTGAGATTGAGTGGGAATGCTTTATCTGCAATAACAAGTGGCTTATTTGTTCATCTTCAAAAACTAGAGTtcttacattttgaaaacaacaGGATATCCACGATAACCAGAAACGCATTTAAAGGACTTGGCAATCTTATAGAGTTGCATTTTACTGGAAACAATTTAACAAGTTTGATCGAGGGTGTGTTTCGGCATTTACCTGCGCTTTCAAATTTACATCTCGACAAGAACAGCATCACAGTTTTAAGAAGGGGAGTTTTTAAAACCCTAACAACCCTACAAATACTGTCTTTAAGTCACAATCGCATTTCTGAGATCGATTCAGGCGCATTCGCGGGACTATTCAGACTAAAATCACTGAAACTGAATGGAAACTGCATTTCTGCAATCGGGACACATTTTTTAAGTAACTCTCCACAACTGGAAGAGATTGACTTAAGCCACAACAAAATCAGCACCGTGAATGAATATGCATTCGAAAACGTACCGTCccttaatattttaaaactaaataataacacgCTTACCTATTTAAACCCAGATGTGTTCAGCACCGCTGCTCAACTATCCAGTTTAAAATTGAACGACAATCCATGGCACTGCAACTGCGACTTGATTCATCTGAAAGACTGGCTACAATCATCTTCGGACAGACTCCGAATCATGACAGTGTTTGTTAAGTGCGCGGAACCAAAAAGCCTAATGGGGAAATATCTTGATTTTGTAAGCAATGCAGAAATCCAAAAAACAGACAATTGGTGTGCAGATTTGATGTCAGCAGATgatcctgggtactttacaagcATAAATGCAGAACACCGGAGAATAACACATTCCAAAGCCGAAGAGCTCAAAGAAAATCAGACAATGCCAACACCATCTCGTACGACATCGGATGCAAGTACTGTCATCactataattaaaaatgaatccAAACGCCACATTATCACCCCAACACTTCAAGAAACAACAAACGAAGTCACAACACCACAGATCCTAACCACTGCGGATATGCTAGACAGCACCACAACTTCCAACAAAGAACCGCAGACAAAGGGCTCTGAGATTCAAGATGCATGTTTGTATAACCAGTTtactatttgtaatatttctgCGGATGAAGTCACCTCCAGTTCAGCTAGAATAAAATGGAGTGTGCGGAATAATTACAACAAATTGGTCTATTTTAGAATCATGTATGATCAGTTTGACCGGGAGACTAGATTCAGTCGATTCATAAACATCAAACGAGGACATGTGTGTGATTTGCGTGATCTTAGATCCTCGACACCCTATTTTATTTGTGTGGAAAGCGTTGTCAACGAAAGAGTATGTCCTGTTGCCTCAAGAGATCTCTGCGTTGGAATTGTCACAAAAGATGGAACCACTTTTATTCCAGACCGCCAGGCTGTGATACTGTATTTCAGCGTGGGGAATGCGGTGGCATTAATAGGTATATTGGTAGTTGTTGTTTCTgtaatcatttataaaaataacaaaaaaagatctAATGAAACTGCGAGTATGATGTACTCCCAAAACAGGAAAGACACTTGTACAGTTTGCGCTGGTCTCCCATGGGAATATAACTGTGGGCATCACTCCAACAGCTCCAGAACAGGCACTTACCAAGCAAACGAAATAGATGCTATCGACCTGCCACAGGGAGATTAA